The following coding sequences lie in one Euhalothece natronophila Z-M001 genomic window:
- a CDS encoding IS4 family transposase codes for MLPKLYRNHLANRLTRAQLLSLEIWVWLLQVHKNVKIEKLAAYYPLPIKYESRRRRLQRFLVLPSLSMALIWFPIIKEIIKLIHPSNQPLYLALDRTQWQDKNLFVVAFIHQKRALPIYWQFLSKKGASNLKEQKALLKPILKLLRGYRLIILGDREFHSIELAKWLRREKVGFVLRQKKDRNIQVKGKDCQSLSCFDFQPGDSHFFPNIKVGKNGFGQFSVAVKWKKKYRGSVEKEPWYLLTNLPDLDSAIKAYQKRMGIEAMFKDCKIGGYNLEGSKASVKRLSNLVLLCAIAYTVSSLKGQSIRFKGQQEYLGRLRTVKQKMTKNSNFLIGLYGQTWIITQIFVKDWVEELMSLNRNKFPFYQKGLRAMELIQQGA; via the coding sequence ATGCTACCAAAATTATATCGCAATCACCTTGCTAATCGACTCACTCGTGCCCAATTATTAAGCCTAGAAATCTGGGTATGGCTGTTACAAGTTCATAAAAATGTGAAAATCGAAAAACTAGCTGCGTACTATCCTTTACCGATTAAGTATGAAAGTCGTCGCCGTCGTCTTCAAAGATTTCTAGTGCTTCCTTCCCTGTCCATGGCCCTAATTTGGTTTCCAATCATTAAAGAAATTATTAAACTCATTCACCCAAGTAATCAACCTCTTTACTTAGCTTTAGACAGAACGCAGTGGCAAGATAAAAACTTGTTTGTTGTCGCCTTCATTCATCAGAAACGAGCTCTTCCCATTTATTGGCAATTTTTATCAAAGAAAGGAGCCAGTAATTTAAAAGAACAAAAAGCTTTACTCAAACCGATTTTGAAACTTCTGAGAGGTTATCGATTAATCATTTTAGGAGACCGTGAATTTCATAGCATCGAGCTGGCTAAATGGTTACGGAGAGAGAAAGTGGGCTTTGTTCTGCGTCAGAAAAAAGACCGAAACATTCAAGTCAAAGGAAAAGATTGTCAATCTCTTAGTTGCTTCGACTTTCAACCAGGAGACTCTCATTTCTTTCCTAATATAAAAGTGGGTAAAAACGGATTCGGTCAATTTTCTGTTGCCGTTAAATGGAAAAAGAAATACCGAGGAAGTGTCGAAAAAGAGCCTTGGTATCTTCTGACTAATCTTCCCGATCTCGACTCGGCAATCAAAGCTTATCAAAAGCGTATGGGAATCGAAGCCATGTTTAAGGATTGTAAGATCGGAGGTTATAATTTAGAAGGCTCTAAGGCTTCAGTAAAAAGACTAAGTAATTTGGTTTTGTTGTGCGCGATCGCGTACACGGTCTCCAGTTTAAAGGGGCAATCCATTCGGTTCAAAGGTCAACAAGAATATCTTGGTCGTCTGAGAACAGTGAAGCAAAAAATGACGAAAAATAGTAATTTCTTAATCGGCTTATATGGTCAAACTTGGATCATCACTCAGATTTTTGTCAAAGATTGGGTAGAAGAATTGATGAGTCTTAATCGCAATAAGTTTCCCTTTTATCAGAAAGGGTTAAGAGCTATGGAACTTATACAGCAAGGGGCTTAA
- a CDS encoding helix-turn-helix domain-containing protein, with protein MRVNYQCVIQETPSQLKKLQTQQKELSKFRKMQGLYLLKTGEVKTVTHLATYLGVHRVTIQRWLKSYRQEGVNGLLTEPEDQGGRPPKIEGSAIAFGKWQSHIAELQERLSQEEQGFRSYGEIQKWLEDNYQIFLNYKTLYHLVKYKLKAKLKVPRLRSCTW; from the coding sequence ATGAGAGTTAACTATCAATGCGTCATTCAAGAAACTCCCTCACAACTGAAAAAACTTCAAACCCAGCAGAAAGAGCTTTCAAAATTTCGGAAAATGCAAGGTTTATATTTGCTAAAAACCGGTGAAGTAAAAACAGTGACTCATCTAGCGACTTATTTAGGAGTGCATCGGGTAACTATTCAAAGATGGTTAAAGAGCTATCGCCAAGAAGGAGTAAACGGATTATTAACCGAACCAGAGGATCAAGGAGGGCGACCACCAAAAATAGAAGGAAGCGCGATTGCCTTCGGCAAATGGCAGAGCCATATCGCAGAGCTACAAGAAAGACTATCACAAGAAGAACAAGGATTTAGAAGCTACGGAGAAATCCAAAAATGGTTAGAAGATAATTACCAGATTTTCCTCAACTATAAAACGCTATACCATTTGGTGAAATATAAACTAAAAGCGAAACTGAAAGTTCCTAGACTCAGATCTTGCACCTGGTAA
- a CDS encoding transposase, with amino-acid sequence MESDYQKQSLQAFLELFLKAQGTHRPQHSALKSASALSRFLNHYIWSARSLIRQVRRMIKQQLSHYHPRGRRPHLQVIIDLTTLEKRGKFKGYQDLVHVFDGKRGLHLVVIYLVVGRWRLPWSFRIYRGKGHSTPAQLGLKLVRQLPRWLKRQFQVMVLADTAFGSVEFLKGIRSLKLHAITGVRRDRLLQDHRPLWQLHQPGQQVRLQGLNFPVSVAWFYLKRDGEKKRSKRYVLSTKPLKASTIVWWGRHRWQIEGFFKTAKYRFGLHRFAQKTLKGMYRWLILSLVAFLLAHWGYLSLDTKELPDWGVAATIILETCLVELVIALLLAEVERQRPLLKQQGLDVQITRCKI; translated from the coding sequence ATGGAAAGCGACTATCAAAAACAAAGTCTTCAAGCTTTCTTGGAACTGTTTCTAAAAGCTCAAGGAACACACCGCCCCCAACACTCAGCACTTAAATCAGCCAGTGCTCTCAGTCGTTTTCTCAATCATTACATCTGGTCAGCGCGATCGCTCATCCGCCAAGTCAGACGGATGATTAAGCAACAACTAAGCCACTACCATCCCCGAGGTCGGCGTCCTCACTTACAAGTAATCATTGACTTAACAACTTTGGAAAAACGGGGAAAGTTTAAGGGCTATCAAGACCTAGTTCATGTGTTTGATGGCAAAAGAGGATTGCATCTAGTGGTCATCTATCTGGTAGTGGGAAGGTGGCGTCTTCCATGGAGTTTTCGCATCTATCGAGGAAAAGGACATTCCACTCCAGCACAGTTAGGATTGAAGTTAGTACGGCAACTACCGCGATGGCTGAAACGCCAGTTTCAGGTCATGGTGTTGGCAGACACAGCTTTTGGTAGCGTCGAATTTCTCAAAGGAATCCGCTCTCTGAAGCTTCATGCTATTACTGGTGTTCGTCGTGACCGTCTCCTCCAAGATCATCGCCCTCTATGGCAATTACATCAGCCTGGCCAACAAGTCAGGCTTCAAGGACTTAATTTTCCGGTTAGTGTAGCTTGGTTCTATCTCAAACGAGATGGAGAAAAGAAACGCTCTAAGCGTTATGTTCTCTCCACCAAACCCTTAAAAGCCAGTACCATTGTTTGGTGGGGAAGACATCGCTGGCAAATTGAGGGATTTTTTAAGACCGCTAAATACCGTTTTGGTCTTCATCGGTTTGCTCAAAAGACTCTCAAGGGAATGTATCGTTGGTTGATCTTGTCCTTAGTGGCTTTTTTGCTTGCTCATTGGGGTTATCTTTCTCTTGATACCAAAGAGCTCCCCGATTGGGGAGTGGCTGCAACCATTATTCTTGAAACTTGCTTGGTGGAATTAGTTATTGCTCTATTGTTAGCGGAAGTTGAGCGTCAACGACCTTTACTGAAACAGCAGGGATTAGATGTTCAAATTACCAGGTGCAAGATCTGA